The Streptomyces nitrosporeus genome includes a window with the following:
- a CDS encoding NADH-quinone oxidoreductase subunit L: MTTTTLAVLVPLLPFLGAVAGLLLGRTAPGFVRPLAVLPPLTATAVAVVVAVRQGGGQAVDAATQLTPTGSVPIELALHLDGFAVLVAVLVGLVATCVQVYSTAYLRDDARYPSYAALVSLFTSAMLLVVYSGDLMVLLVGWEVMGICSYFLVGHYWETPEARAASLKAFLVTKLGDVPFLIGLFALAADTGSFRITKILAAVGHGGLDHPTLIALLLLAGVAGKSAQFPLHTWLPDAMAGPTPVSALIHAATMVAAGIYFVARLLPVFAASGAALVVLAVMAAVTMTGSGLAALAQDDIKRVLAYSTIGQLGYMAGALAVGDRGAAVFHLLSHGAFKAVLFLAAGVVIHAAGTNSLAAMSRMGGLAKRIPDACWTMTLALLALAAIPPFAGFFSKEAVLVAAEHTAFGDRDAAPAAAGWTVLVAGLLAALLTAAYATRLWLLAFRGRGTTAPDHGRQPAAMTSVLWILAVPTLGFGLTAGVLGDWFDGHSLSPSLATAVLSTGVGLIGGLVTYGAWRHTTALAPRPPVGAVAAHPRAEPALVEAEAITSHTAAYGTIAGAPDPTDPGRLLLGPLHRHAVTGFHLDALCTALFVRPVQAGARLVHFLDREVVETYVRGSGGAARGLGALVRRAQTGNVQTYLGALLGGTLVLAIAAVVLANVYAGA, encoded by the coding sequence GTGACCACCACGACCCTCGCCGTCCTCGTCCCCCTCCTCCCCTTCCTGGGCGCCGTGGCCGGACTCCTCCTGGGGCGCACCGCCCCCGGCTTCGTCCGCCCCCTGGCCGTCCTGCCCCCGCTCACCGCGACCGCCGTCGCCGTCGTCGTCGCCGTACGGCAGGGCGGTGGCCAGGCCGTCGACGCCGCCACCCAGCTCACCCCGACCGGCTCGGTCCCGATCGAGCTCGCCCTGCACCTCGACGGCTTCGCGGTCCTCGTCGCGGTCCTCGTGGGGCTCGTCGCCACCTGCGTACAGGTCTACTCGACGGCCTACCTCAGGGACGACGCCCGCTATCCGTCCTACGCGGCCCTCGTCTCCCTCTTCACCTCCGCGATGCTGCTCGTCGTCTACTCCGGCGACCTGATGGTGCTCCTGGTCGGCTGGGAGGTCATGGGCATCTGCTCCTACTTCCTGGTCGGCCACTACTGGGAGACGCCCGAGGCCCGGGCCGCCTCGCTCAAGGCGTTCCTCGTCACCAAGCTGGGCGACGTGCCGTTCCTGATCGGCCTGTTCGCGCTCGCCGCGGACACCGGCTCCTTCCGGATCACCAAGATCCTGGCCGCCGTCGGCCACGGCGGGCTCGACCATCCGACCCTCATCGCCCTGCTGCTCCTCGCGGGAGTGGCCGGCAAGTCCGCGCAGTTCCCGCTGCACACCTGGCTGCCCGACGCCATGGCGGGCCCCACACCCGTCTCGGCGCTCATCCACGCGGCGACGATGGTCGCCGCCGGTATCTACTTCGTGGCCAGGCTCCTCCCCGTCTTCGCCGCCTCCGGTGCCGCGCTCGTCGTCCTCGCCGTCATGGCGGCCGTCACGATGACCGGCTCCGGGCTGGCCGCCCTCGCCCAGGACGACATCAAACGCGTCCTCGCCTACTCGACCATCGGCCAGCTCGGCTACATGGCGGGCGCCCTGGCCGTCGGCGACCGCGGGGCCGCCGTCTTCCACCTCCTCTCCCACGGCGCCTTCAAAGCCGTGCTCTTCCTCGCCGCGGGGGTCGTCATCCACGCGGCGGGCACCAACTCACTCGCCGCCATGTCCCGCATGGGCGGACTCGCGAAGCGCATCCCCGACGCCTGCTGGACGATGACCCTCGCCCTGCTGGCGCTGGCCGCCATCCCGCCGTTCGCAGGCTTCTTCTCCAAGGAAGCCGTCCTCGTCGCCGCCGAGCACACCGCCTTCGGCGACCGCGACGCCGCCCCGGCCGCGGCCGGCTGGACCGTCCTCGTCGCCGGCCTGCTCGCCGCCCTCCTCACCGCCGCGTACGCCACCCGCCTGTGGCTCCTCGCCTTCCGGGGGCGCGGCACCACGGCCCCCGACCACGGCCGGCAGCCCGCCGCCATGACCTCCGTCCTCTGGATCCTGGCCGTGCCCACCCTGGGCTTCGGACTCACCGCGGGCGTCCTCGGCGACTGGTTCGACGGACACAGCCTCTCCCCCTCCCTGGCGACCGCGGTCCTCTCCACCGGCGTCGGTCTCATCGGCGGACTCGTCACCTACGGGGCCTGGCGCCACACCACCGCGCTCGCGCCCCGGCCCCCGGTCGGCGCCGTCGCGGCCCACCCCCGGGCGGAACCCGCCCTGGTCGAGGCCGAGGCGATCACCTCGCACACCGCCGCCTACGGCACCATCGCGGGCGCCCCCGACCCCACGGACCCCGGACGCCTGCTCCTCGGCCCGCTGCACCGCCACGCGGTCACCGGCTTCCACCTCGACGCCCTCTGCACGGCGCTCTTCGTCCGCCCCGTCCAGGCCGGCGCACGCCTCGTCCACTTCCTGGACCGCGAGGTCGTCGAGACGTACGTACGGGGCTCGGGCGGCGCCGCCCGTGGGCTCGGGGCCCTGGTCCGCCGCGCCCAGACCGGCAACGTGCAGACCTATCTGGGGGCCCTGCTCGGCGGAACCCTCGTCCTGGCGATCGCCGCCGTCGTCCTTGCCAACGTCTACGCCGGGGCGTGA
- a CDS encoding NADH-quinone oxidoreductase subunit J family protein produces MTLAATGHPGFLSPTGVEIAFLLVGLVTFGAAVITVTTKQLVHAALWLVVALGGLAVEYLLLTAEFIAWVQVLIYVGSIVVLLLFGLMLTRAPIGRSPDADSGNRWVALAVAAASAAALVWVVVDAFRATWIDLDGPAQGSTAVTGSFLFRHWVLPFEALSVLLLAALVGAIVLSRKGDRTAVTAVTAVTGRTATGDPAPGTAAQQGQETAGRAAQESRKAPGRGANREDKS; encoded by the coding sequence GTGACCCTCGCAGCCACCGGGCACCCCGGCTTCCTCTCCCCGACCGGGGTCGAGATCGCGTTCCTCCTCGTCGGTCTGGTCACCTTCGGCGCGGCCGTCATCACCGTCACGACCAAGCAGCTCGTGCACGCCGCGCTCTGGCTGGTCGTGGCGCTCGGCGGACTGGCCGTCGAGTACCTGCTGCTCACCGCCGAGTTCATCGCCTGGGTGCAGGTCCTGATCTACGTCGGCTCGATCGTCGTCCTCCTCCTCTTCGGCCTGATGCTCACCCGGGCCCCCATCGGCCGTTCCCCGGACGCCGATTCGGGCAACCGGTGGGTGGCCCTCGCCGTCGCCGCCGCCTCGGCCGCAGCCCTGGTCTGGGTCGTCGTCGACGCCTTCCGGGCGACCTGGATCGACCTGGACGGGCCGGCCCAGGGATCCACGGCGGTGACCGGCAGCTTCCTCTTCCGGCACTGGGTGCTGCCCTTCGAGGCGCTGTCCGTCCTCCTGCTGGCAGCCCTCGTCGGCGCGATCGTCCTCTCCCGCAAAGGCGACCGGACCGCCGTCACAGCCGTCACCGCCGTCACCGGCAGAACCGCGACCGGCGACCCGGCCCCCGGCACAGCCGCGCAGCAGGGCCAGGAGACCGCCGGCCGGGCCGCGCAGGAGAGCCGGAAGGCCCCCGGCCGGGGTGCGAACCGAGAGGACAAGAGCTGA
- a CDS encoding NuoI/complex I 23 kDa subunit family protein, whose protein sequence is MPPIPGSGLAKGLAVTLRTMTKRTVTAQYPDVQPELAPRTRGVIGLFEENCTVCMLCARECPDWCIYIDSHKETVPPSAPGGRERSRNVLDRFAIDFALCMYCGICIEVCPFDALFWSPEFEYAETDIHELTHERDKLREWMWTVPEPPALDPGAEEPKEVAAARKTADKLRAAEAAATAGGTTVGGTATGTVTRAPGTGAETGTGTGTGPGTAPGPDSGQGAGE, encoded by the coding sequence GTGCCCCCGATCCCTGGCTCGGGCCTCGCCAAGGGCCTGGCCGTGACCCTGCGGACCATGACCAAGCGCACGGTCACCGCCCAGTACCCGGACGTCCAGCCCGAACTCGCCCCCCGCACCCGCGGTGTCATCGGGCTGTTCGAGGAGAACTGCACCGTCTGCATGCTCTGCGCCCGTGAGTGCCCCGACTGGTGCATCTACATCGACTCCCACAAGGAGACGGTGCCGCCGTCGGCACCGGGCGGCCGTGAGCGCAGCCGTAACGTGCTGGACCGCTTCGCCATCGACTTCGCCCTCTGCATGTACTGCGGCATCTGCATCGAGGTGTGTCCCTTCGACGCGTTGTTCTGGTCGCCGGAGTTCGAGTACGCGGAGACCGACATCCACGAACTCACCCACGAACGGGACAAGCTCCGCGAGTGGATGTGGACCGTCCCCGAACCGCCCGCGCTCGACCCGGGGGCCGAGGAGCCGAAGGAGGTCGCCGCCGCCCGCAAGACGGCCGACAAGCTCCGGGCCGCCGAGGCCGCTGCCACCGCCGGCGGGACCACCGTCGGCGGGACCGCCACCGGCACGGTGACCCGGGCCCCTGGCACAGGCGCAGAAACGGGCACGGGCACGGGCACGGGACCAGGCACGGCTCCTGGTCCGGACTCCGGGCAGGGGGCCGGGGAGTGA
- the nuoK gene encoding NADH-quinone oxidoreductase subunit NuoK: protein MHLAYPAVLAALLFCTGLYGVLARRNTILVLMSVELMLNAVNLNLVAFDVWLRDALHSGQALTLFTIAIAAAEIGIGLAIVLAVYRNRGSSDIDRLRDTAETDDAETLPDDLPDGAPEGHTPGSARKARSAREARGAGKTENTQKAEATA, encoded by the coding sequence ATGCACCTCGCCTATCCCGCCGTGCTCGCCGCCCTCCTCTTCTGCACCGGGCTGTACGGAGTCCTCGCCCGCCGCAACACGATCCTCGTCCTGATGTCCGTCGAGCTGATGCTCAACGCCGTCAACCTCAACCTGGTCGCCTTCGACGTCTGGCTGCGTGACGCGCTCCACTCCGGTCAGGCGCTCACCCTCTTCACCATCGCCATCGCCGCGGCCGAGATCGGCATCGGCCTCGCCATCGTCCTGGCCGTCTACCGGAACCGCGGCAGCTCCGACATCGACCGCCTCCGCGACACAGCCGAGACCGACGACGCCGAGACGCTTCCCGACGACCTCCCCGACGGCGCCCCCGAGGGGCACACCCCCGGCTCCGCACGAAAAGCGCGGAGCGCGCGGGAAGCACGGGGCGCGGGGAAGACGGAGAACACGCAGAAGGCGGAGGCCACCGCGTGA